The following are encoded together in the Plasmodium malariae genome assembly, chromosome: 1 genome:
- the PmUG01_01033000 gene encoding fam-m protein, whose product MEQKIMFLLFIKILGFILLGSIYHFYNDKISLNKLMNENCKIFRRFDTRNYRLLSKYKQNKDSDMLGLNDIPINGKPNKGKIKHSTRSSLNKAQYYTEVIDYINGMFDGKHFHFEKKLIKKKDYDDFLEEKRRTRDIALKKIKFRNYGFGAFIFFHFIVLGIGLPILQGFNKLKDAGDWLKTSLNLSNIWEAVEGYLGEAKYYFFLICFGAIIAILAIIIIISIPKILSNNEKYKRIKYMNE is encoded by the exons atggaacaaaaaattatgtttctcttatttattaaaatccTGGGGTTTATCCTTTTAGGTTccatatatcatttttataatgataag ATTTCtcttaataaattaatgaatgAGAATTGCAAAATTTTTAGAAGATTTGATACAAGAAATTACAGATTACTATCAAagtataaacaaaataaggaCTCAGATATGTTAGGGTTAAACGATATACCAATTAATGGAAAGCCAAACAAAGGAAAAATCAAACATTCTACAAGAAGTTCATTAAACAAGGCACAATATTATACAGAGGTTATAGATTATATTAATGGAatgtttgatggaaaacactttcattttgaaaaaaagttgataaaaaaaaaagattatgatGACTTTCTTgaagaaaaaaggagaaCTCGTGAtatagctttaaaaaaaataaaatttagaaattaCGGTTTTGGAgcctttatattttttcatttcattgtGTTGGGAATAGGATTACCCATATTACAAGGCTTTAATAAGTTAAAAGATGCAGGAGATTGGCTTAAAACTTCATTAAATCTGAGCAACATATGGGAAGCTGTAGAAGGATATCTAGGTGaagcaaaatattatttttttctaatatgtTTTGGTGCAATTATCGCTATATTAGCcatcataattataatatcaaTTCCTAAAATCTTaagtaataatgaaaaatataaaagaattaaatatatgaatgagtaa